In Paralichthys olivaceus isolate ysfri-2021 chromosome 1, ASM2471397v2, whole genome shotgun sequence, the following are encoded in one genomic region:
- the dhodh gene encoding dihydroorotate dehydrogenase (quinone), mitochondrial — protein MAGHLKKQLKEAVKIISSGSLLFASYLTVVGDERFYANQLMPLLQRIVGAETAHVLAVKMISLGLVPLNRYQDPASLEMNVLGLKFKNPIGIAAGFDKHGEAVDGLQKMGFGFVEVGTITPKPQEGNPKPRVFRLSADRAVINRYGFNSCGLAEAQQRLKAREEIQQEQSKAGLPLGINLGKNKLSQDAGADYLEGVRMLGPLADYLVVNVSSPNTPGLRDLQGKAELHQLLNRVLKERDALQGEHKPPVLVKIAPDLTAQDKQDIADVVTELGVDGLMVSNTTVSRPETLQDPHKSEVGGLSGQPLKDLSTSTVREMYNLTKGKILIVGIGGVASGQDAMDKIRAGASLVQLYTALTYQGPPIVSKIKRELEQLLKEEGFSSVSEAVGADHREADGSARKQNLLKDTDSQGLAAAANSSN, from the exons ATGGCGGGACATCTGAAG AAGCAGTTAAAAGAGGCGGTCAAGATCATCAGCTCAGGGAGCCTTCTGTTTGCCTCCTACCTGACCGTGGTCGGAGATGAGCGTTTCTATGCCAACCAACTGATGCCCCTGCTGCAGAGGATTGTGGGGGCAGAGACGGCACATGTGTTGGCAGTGAAGATGATCAGTCTGGGTCTGGTTCCTCTGAATAGATACCAGGACCCTGCGTCATTG GAAATGAACGTCTTGGGATTAAAATTCAAAAATCCTATTGGCATTGCGGCGGGCTTCGACAAGCACGGGGAGGCTGTGGACGGTTTGCAGAAAATGGGTTTTGGTTTTGTCGAAGTGGGGACGATCACGCCCAAACCTCAGGAGGGGAACCCCAAACCGCGTGTGTTTCGACTCAGCGCAGATCGTGCCGTTATTAACAG ATATGGATTCAACAGCTGTGGTTTGGCAGAAGCGCAGCAGAGGCTGAAGGCTCGGGAAGAAATACAGCAAGAGCAAAGTAAAG ctGGCCTTCCCCTGGGCATCAACCTGGGGAAGAACAAGCTGTCCCAGGACGCGGGGGCAGATTACTTGGAGGGGGTGAGAATGCTGGGCCCTCTGGCTGACTACCTGGTGGTAAACGTCAGCAGCCCTAATACACCCGGTCTGAGGGATCTGCAGGGGAAGGCTGagctccaccaactcctgaatAGG GTGTTGAAGGAGCGTGATGCCCTGCAGGGAGAACACAAACCTCCGGTGCTGGTGAAGATCGCTCCTGACCTCACAGCGCAGGACAAACAAGACATTGCTGATGTTGTCACCGAG ctgGGTGTGGACGGTTTAATGGTGTCCAACACCACAGTGTCCAGGCCCGAGACCCTCCAGGATCCACACAAGTCTGAGGTTGGTGGGCTCAGTGGCCAGCCGCTCAAAGACCTCTCTACCAGCACCGTGAGAGAGATGTACAACCTCACCAAAG GTAAAATACTGATTGTGGGAATTGGTGGTGTGGCCAGTGGGCAGGATGCTATGGATAAGATCCGTGCTGGTGCTTCATTGGTTCAGCTCTACACTGCTTTGACCTATCAGGGTCCACCTATAGTGTCAAAGATCAAGAGAGAATTGGAGCAACTTCTGAA AGAGGAAGGTTTCAGCAGCGTGTCGGAGGCAGTTGGAGCAGATCACAGAGAAGCAGACGGCTCGGCTCGTAAACAGAACCTGctgaaagacacagacagtcagGGCTTAGCAGCAGCTGCAAACTCCTCCAACTAG
- the LOC109624951 gene encoding beta-2 adrenergic receptor, which produces MTAQLHNVSIPGSTAVLLPITDGPFNLSAAAQAGPGSGQSLAPLCTLCCCGFLNRTLAVVFMVSLAFAIVVGNVVTLTVFVQTRQSRTPQGYLKVSLAIADMMVGVLVVPFSVYTEISLMVTSSLPIWYQGSSTSPASSSLGGIVSPWQPCMLIGPVFAGCTFVSISTIFLMTLERSVAILWPLHKDALVTRRRTLLLILLSWGASFLLALAPLIFSSNFTLEYNECSRMCNYTPLLLGGQLPPDANILLLFPAFDFTLLGGTLAVNILSFTSIRQYSRKRKLLSEGSLSDGGGGGGRGGGGCPHRPSFSDIKAAKTIGILTFAFTASFSPIAVFVLGNVVGYTWCNFSFVAFWILTGNSCCNVIIYSVRDHRFRKGVTLLFKRDHSPPHGEKP; this is translated from the exons ATGACTGCTCAGCTTCACAACGTCAGCATCCCAGGGAGCACAGCGGTTCTGCTGCCGATCACAGATGGCCCCTTCAACCTGAGCGCAGCGGCTCAGGCAGGACCCGGGTCAGGGCAATCACTGGCTCCTCTCTGTACCCTCTGTTGCTGTGGGTTTCTCAATCGTACACTGGCAGTGGTGTTCATGGTCAGCCTGGCGTTTGCCATCGTGGTTGGAAATGTGGTCACGCTTACTGTCTTTGTGCAAACAAGGCAGTCGAGAACACCACAGGGATACTTGAAAG TCTCTTTGGCCATAGCAGACATGATGGTCGGTGTCCTCGTCGTCCCTTTCTCCGTCTACACTGAAATCTCTCTAATGGTGACGAGCTCTCTTCCCATTTGGTACCAGGGTAGTTCCACTTCCccggcctcctcctccctcgGTGGAATAGTGAGCCCCTGGCAGCCCTGCATGCTGATTGGCCCCGTGTTTGCTGGATGCACTTTTGTCTCCATTAGCACCATCTTCCTCATGACGTTGGAGCGAAGCGTGGCCATCCTGTGGCCGCTCCACAAGGACGCCTTGGTGACTCGGAGACGGACTCTGCTCCTTATCCTTCTCTCTTGGGGTGCTAGCTTCCTGCTGGCTCTCGCACCACTCATCTTCAGCAGTAACTTCACTCTGGAGTACAATGAGTGTAGTCGTATGTGTAACTACACACCTCTATTGCTTGGAGGCCAGCTGCCACCTGATGCCAACATTTTGCTGCTGTTCCCAGCGTTTGACTTCACGCTGCTTGGTGGCACGTTAGCAGTTaatattttgtctttcacaAGCATTCGACAGTACTCCCGAAAACGCAAACTGCTCTCAGAGGGGAGTCTCAGTGatggagggggtggaggaggacgcggaggaggaggctgccCTCACAGGCCGTCTTTCTCTGACATTAAAGCTGCCAAGACGATCGGTATACTGACGTTTGCCTTCACAGCATCCTTCTCTCCCATCGCAGTGTTTGTGCTCGGGAACGTGGTGGGATACACCTGGTGTAACTTTTCCTTTGTTGCCTTCTGGATCCTGACAGGAAACAGCTGTTGCAATGTGATCATCTACAGTGTCAGGGACCATCGCTTCAGGAAGGGTGTGACACTACTCTTTAAGCGAGACCACTCCCCCCCACATGGCGAGAAGCCTTGA